Proteins encoded within one genomic window of Heptranchias perlo isolate sHepPer1 chromosome 35, sHepPer1.hap1, whole genome shotgun sequence:
- the LOC137302141 gene encoding zona pellucida sperm-binding protein 3-like — MNDDWLTERTSTVYYLGDLIHIEASVSMTNHMPLKLYIDSCAATLSPDKDSTPRYNIIDYHGCLLDSKAEDSFSTFVLPRGERELDKLQFDLDAFRFFGDDRSLIFITCHLKVAAVDRSDSMNKACTFQNIWTPLEESNNDVCACCHLGNCSATREFRLDSRGRRDLISGPESDAELKWEGEALLGPLVILDPGVTDLAIEPLNEVEQRMQQRSPGGVESEVVLILALTVTAVSLISASLIALFLYRKHKQTQFN, encoded by the exons atgaacg atgactggcttacagagcgcacctcgactgtctactacctgggtgacctcattcacattgaggcctctgtttcaatgaccaaccacatgcccttgaagctctacattgacagctgtgcagctacattgagcccagacaaggattccaccccaagatacaacatcattgactaccatgg ttgcctcctggacagcaaagctgaggactccttttcaacctttgtgttgccaagaggtgaacgtgagctggacaaactccagtttgacctggatgcgttccgcttctttggagatgaccgttccttg attttcatcacctgtcacctgaaagttgctgcagtggatcggagcgattccatgaacaaagcttgtactttccagaatat ctggaccccattggaagaatcCAACAATGACGTGtgtgcctgttgtcatctgggTAACTGCAGTGCCACGAGGGAATTCCGacttgattccagaggaaggagggatcttaTATCTGGACCTG agagtgatgctgaattgaagtgggagggtgaggccttacttggacccctggtcattctggatcctgGTGTGACAGACCTGGCAATTGAGCCCCTTAATGaggttgagcaaaggatgcagcAGAGGTCTCCGGGTG GTGTGGagtctgaggtggtcctgatcctggccctgactgtgaccgctgtctctctgatctctgcttctttgatcgccttgttcctgtacaggaaacacaagca